The Euzebya rosea genomic interval AGCTTGTTGCCGAGCTTCAGCACCGAGGCGAACTGTCCGAGCACCGTGTCCTGGATGACGGGGATGGCGTCCCAGGCGATCTGGTTGATGACCAGGAAGTCGAGGTGCCGCACGTCGGGCACCCCCGTGCGTGACACCGACGTCCAGCGGTCCGACAGGCCGTCGAGGTCGCCGGCGGCGCGGCACGACCCGAGGGTGACGAACGCCAGGTCGTAGTGGATGTGGGCGTTCATGCCGAGGAACATCGCCTGCAGGACGTTGGCGTCCCCCGACCGGGCATCACCGAACGCCCGCGACCACGCTCGGCACTGGGTCGGGTCGCCCTGTGCCCACCGGCGCGACTGCAGCAGGTAGGCGTCGATGAACCGACACGACATGTCGGCGGCGAAGGCGACGTCGCTGAACCTCCCCTCGTCGAAGCCCTTGCGGACCTGCCGCGAGAAGGCCAGGTACGTCAGGTGGAACACGCCGCGACGGTCGCGGCTGGCGACCAGGCGTTCCTGCTCCTCCGCGAGCGCGTCGATCCGGGCGTCGAACCCCCGCAGCGTGTACCCCTCGGGTGGAGGGTCCTGCTGGCAGAAGCCGTTGAGGGCGTCGGCCACGCCGGGAGGCGTGGTCGCCACGCCCCCGAACGGGTTGTCCACCTTCGCTCCTCCTTCGTGTCCGGCGTCGACCGCCAGACCCTACGCCGAGAGCGGTTGGGAGCTAGCGCAGCACCTCGTTGTCCCACACCTCGGCGATCCGGTCGGCGTTGGCCGCGTAGACGTCGTAGGGGTAGTACTTCAACGCCTCGAACTGCGCTTCTGTCGACGGGAAGGCGGCCGCCCACAGCTCGTCGGTGGCGGCGTACTCCTCGGCGATGTCCTGCACCGCGCAGGCGTACTCGCCGGACTCCGCCAGGGTCTGCTGGTACTCGCGGCTGCAGATGTGGTCCAGCGCCGCCAGGGACAGGTCGAGGTTGCGGACGCCCTGCGGCACCCCGAAGAACAGCTGCACGTACGCCTCGGTGCCCGTCGGCACGGTCCCGGTGACGGGGGCACCGTCCCGGATGGGTGCGAGCAGGCCGTTGCCGTGGATGTTGCCCGCGGCGACCTCGCCGTTGACCAGCGCGTCCACGCCTGCGGACGTCGACGGCCAGTAGAAGCCGACCTTGTCGCCGTTGGCTGCGGCGAAGGACAGCACCCCCTCGAGGTCGCCCTCCAGCAGGTCACGGCCCTGGCCGGGATCCATGCCCTCGGCCTCGGCCATCATCTCCGCGAAGGTGTACAGCGACATGTAGGACAGGCTGTAGAGCATGAAGCCCTGCTCGGGCGTCCGGGTGAGCAGCTCGTTCCAGGTCGTGAACGGCTCGGCGAGCTCGGTGTTGGTGGCAAGGGTCATCGCCGAGGAGATGAAGGGGATCCCGTAGCCCTGGTCGTAGACCGTGGTGTCGAGCAGGCTCGGATGGAAGTTCGCGGCGGCGTTGGGCACCCTGCCGGTGTCGAACTGCTGGAACAACCCCTGCTCGATCGCCGGCAGGCCCTGCGTCGGGTCGGTCAGGACCACGTCGAAGGGCGGGGCGTCGTCGGGCGCGGCCTCCAGGCGGGCGATCCCTTCGGTCCACGCCGAGTCGATCGTCACCGTCGCCCCCGTCAGGGCCTCGAACTGCGGGACGAAGTTGGCGCGGTACAGGTCCTCGGTCAGCCCCGAGTAGACCAGCAGGGTGATCTCCTCACCCGCGAAGTCCCCACCGCCGGCGGGCGACTCCGCGGCGGTCGCCCCGGTGGTCGCCGTGGGGGTGGTTGCCGTGGCGACCGGGTCGTCGTCGCCCGCGCAGGCACCGAGGAGGGGGATGGCACCGGCCGCACCGGCCAGCATGCTGCCGTGCCGCAGCACGTCTCGTCGGGACAGTCGGGATCGCATCGGGGCTCCAGTCAGGGAGAGGTCGTCGTGTCGTTGTTCGGCACTGCCGGCCTCGCGGTTGGGCACTGCATGCACCGTCGACGCGAACCGCACCACGCCGCCGAGCCGTTAGCATCCCACAACGTGAGCGACGTTCGGGTGTGGCGGGATCAAGGGCGGCATCGCCTGCTCGCAGGCCGGCGGATATTCACCGTCGACCGACCTGCGGTGGAGGGGGAGGACGGACCGCCGTTGCTGCTGGTCCACGGCTTCCCCACGTGCGGGGCCGACTGGCGCCACGTGATGCCGCTGCTCGACCGACGCCGTCGGGTCCTGGCCCTCGACCTGCTGGGCTACGGGTTGTCGGAGAAGCCCGACATCGCCTACCCGCTGGACCTGCAGGCCGACATCGTGGAGGCCTTCGTCGACGACGCTGGCCTGTCGGGCACGCCGATCGTCCTGGTCACCCACGACATGGGTGACTCCGTCGGCGGCGAGCTGCTGGCCCGGATCATCGAGGGCCGGTCGTCGGTCGTGGTGGACCGCCGGGTCCTGGCCAACGGCTCGATCTTCATCGAGGACGCCGACCTGCGGGTCGGCCAGAAGCTGCTGCTGGCGGTGGGTGACCGGGCAGTGTCGCTGCCGGCCGTGCGGGCCATGTTCCGCCGAGGGCTGCCGGAGGTGTTCGGCCCGACGACCCAGCCGACGGCTGAGGAGATGGAGCTGCAGTGGGCCCTGCTGTCCCACGACGGCGGCCAGCGGCTGTACCCCCGGTTGATCCGCTACCTGCCGGAACGACGACGGCGGCAGGACCGGTGGACCGGGGCGATCGTGGACCATCCGAGCCCCCTCACCGTGGTGTGGGGCGCGCTGGACCCGGTCGCGGGGCTGGGGATGGCCGTGCGGCTGCAGCAGCGCCGGTCCGACCTGGACCTGGTCGTGCTGGACGACGTGGGGCACTTCCCGATGATCGAGGCGCCGGAGGCGTTCGCCGGCGCGGTCCTGGCCGCGCTGGCCTGACGGATCCCGGGATCCGGACCCGGCCCCGGCCCCGGCCGGGGGCGGTCAGGCCTGGTCGTCGACGACGACGAACCGGACCTCGCCCAGGACGTCGGCCTGGCCCGCACGGGTGAACTGCAGCACGTGCTCGCCGACCGGCCAGCCACCCTCCAGCGGCACCTGGCGGCTGAACCGGCTGGTGTGGTCGCCGGCGACGAGGTCGACCTGCTCGGTGCCGAAGGGCCCCCCGTCGACGGTCCAGTTGGCGATCAGGGCGTCGCCGTCCTCGGCGCCCGTGTAGGACACCACGAAGGAGATCGGGTCGAACGGGGTGGCCTCGGGGACCGCCACGTCGGGATCGGGGTCGGCGCCGAGGCCGACCGCCACGCCGGTCTCGACCAGCGCGACGCCATCTGTGGCCGGGGCGTCGGGTTCGTCGGGTTCGGTGGCTGGTGTCTCCGTGACCGGCGCAGCCGCGTCGGTCTCCGTCGCGGCCGGGGTGGCCTCGGGGTCACCCGTTTCGGTCTGCGTGGGTTCGGAGGCCACCACGTCCGGTTCGCTCGGGTCGACGAGCGGGTCGTCGTCGGTGGTGGCGTCGTCCTCGACGGTCGGCACCTCGAGGGTGGGTTCGTCGGTCCGGTCGCCACCGGGCAGCGCATCGTCCCCGCGGCTGAACAGCAGGAAGCCGACCGCGGCGATGAAGGCCACGCCGACGATCACCCAGACGAGGCTGCTCGACGTCCGCGGTGCACCGAGGGGCATCTGGACGTCGCCGACCTGGCTGGACAGGTCGACCTCCTCGGCGTCCGCGTGGTCCATCGGCGCCGAGGGCTCGACGTCTGCAGGTGGCGACTCGACGTCGGTCAGCACGACGGGGATGCTCGCGAACGGGTCGCCGTCGT includes:
- a CDS encoding ABC transporter substrate-binding protein — protein: MRSRLSRRDVLRHGSMLAGAAGAIPLLGACAGDDDPVATATTPTATTGATAAESPAGGGDFAGEEITLLVYSGLTEDLYRANFVPQFEALTGATVTIDSAWTEGIARLEAAPDDAPPFDVVLTDPTQGLPAIEQGLFQQFDTGRVPNAAANFHPSLLDTTVYDQGYGIPFISSAMTLATNTELAEPFTTWNELLTRTPEQGFMLYSLSYMSLYTFAEMMAEAEGMDPGQGRDLLEGDLEGVLSFAAANGDKVGFYWPSTSAGVDALVNGEVAAGNIHGNGLLAPIRDGAPVTGTVPTGTEAYVQLFFGVPQGVRNLDLSLAALDHICSREYQQTLAESGEYACAVQDIAEEYAATDELWAAAFPSTEAQFEALKYYPYDVYAANADRIAEVWDNEVLR
- a CDS encoding alpha/beta fold hydrolase is translated as MSDVRVWRDQGRHRLLAGRRIFTVDRPAVEGEDGPPLLLVHGFPTCGADWRHVMPLLDRRRRVLALDLLGYGLSEKPDIAYPLDLQADIVEAFVDDAGLSGTPIVLVTHDMGDSVGGELLARIIEGRSSVVVDRRVLANGSIFIEDADLRVGQKLLLAVGDRAVSLPAVRAMFRRGLPEVFGPTTQPTAEEMELQWALLSHDGGQRLYPRLIRYLPERRRRQDRWTGAIVDHPSPLTVVWGALDPVAGLGMAVRLQQRRSDLDLVVLDDVGHFPMIEAPEAFAGAVLAALA